Proteins found in one Enterococcus sp. 9D6_DIV0238 genomic segment:
- the rbsD gene encoding D-ribose pyranase, whose translation MKKRGILNSEIAKVVDDLRHTDRIIIGDCGLPVPDHIKEIDISLKQGTPSFYSVLELILAEVAVEKAIVASEIKENNTELHEKIKGALPSIAYVSHEEFKQLSNDVKVIIRTGEDTPYANVILQSAVIF comes from the coding sequence ATGAAAAAACGTGGGATTTTAAATTCAGAGATCGCAAAAGTCGTTGACGATCTAAGACATACAGACCGAATCATCATTGGTGATTGCGGCTTGCCTGTACCGGATCATATCAAAGAAATCGATATTTCCTTGAAACAAGGTACCCCCTCTTTTTACTCCGTTTTAGAGCTGATTTTAGCAGAAGTTGCGGTAGAAAAGGCAATAGTAGCGAGTGAAATTAAGGAAAATAATACTGAACTTCATGAAAAAATAAAAGGCGCTCTTCCTTCTATTGCGTATGTTTCTCATGAAGAGTTTAAACAATTGAGCAATGATGTGAAGGTGATCATCCGTACGGGAGAAGATACACCGTATGCAAATGTGATTTTACAGTCCGCTGTAATCTTTTAG